Within Natator depressus isolate rNatDep1 chromosome 6, rNatDep2.hap1, whole genome shotgun sequence, the genomic segment GGTCTGAGTCAGTCAGAGCCCAGGAGAGGAAAGAAGAAGGTGAGATTTGAGTTCTCTGCTGCCAGGAACAATTCAataaaagctgcaggaaggggcaaGTACAGGAGAATTCTCATCCTACATTTGCACAGAAGGCACCAGGAGCTACACAATCCCCAGGTAAACTGATACAGGGCCCTGCACGCCAGGGCTCCCCGGGAtggtctgaaaccagaaggacATGCAGTGCTGGCAACAGGCCAGGAGAAAAGCTGTTAGACATTAGGATAAAGCAATGTAACAAGTGTAAAGAGTTCTGTCtgttctctgcaccctctccatcATACATGCACTGGGGGTTACTCGGCCTTAGGAAAAGGGGCTCTATGTTCTGTGAGGGGAGAGGGCTGTTCCTTCATCACGGCTCAGGGCTGGATCTGTTTGGTCAGAGTGCCGCACGACGGCTATTCAGACCGCCCCTGAGACCTGGTCTAGTGCACATCAGAAGGTCTGCGGCCAAGCTCAGATTGCGGTTCAGTTTCTTCACGCAGAAACATGGCACCATACGCTCCATACTCAGATCTTTAAGTTGTTCCATTCTACTACTATCACAGTGGGAGTAGTGGGGTTTTAGGACATATTCCCTCCATAATACAGATTCCCTGATGGACCAGAGCCACTTGGACCACCCAGTCTGATCCCTGCATTTTGCAGGGTCTCTCACTCTTTTATTCTCATTAACCTAGTCTCCAACCTTGTCTTAAACTCTGTAGCAATGGTGCCTTGACCAACCATCCCCTTCACTACTCCGTTGCTCTGAGCATCCCTCTTAGACCTTCTTCTTCCTTATCTTTAAAGTTATTGCTCTCTGTCCTACCATCTTCCAAGACTGGGAATGTTCCCCTTTCTCAGTTTATATTGTTGTTACTCTGAAGGTACTTATAAACCAAAGGCCAGATCCTGAACTCAGTCACACTGGTGTAAGTCCAGAATGCCTCTGCTTTTCCCTTGGCTCATGCCCAGTTCAGAGCCAAAGCCTGGAGCCCTTACTCAAGCAGAGctttcactgaagccaataggagttttACCAATGTTCCTCATCATCTGTCTCTGTGCACACAGCCACtcactgggaattgaacccagtttCAAAACACAAGCCTCTATCATGTGAGCTAAAAAGGACTAACTCCATTATCTGGAGACAGTCGAAGGCTGATAACCTCTTCTACGGTCCAGCCACAAAGGGGATATGTAATACTCTCTGGCAGCATGCTACTACATAGCTCCTTCAACCTCCCCTTATGCATGTCTTCTCTTCCAATCAGTGTATCATTCCTTTGTTGTCCTTTAACGCGTGCTCTTCCGGGAAGCTTTTTCTGCTGGAACCCACAGCACAGTCGGTCAGTTCTAACCTGTGCCAATGTCACACAGAGGCCAAGTTCAAACATTAACTTTTAAACTTCAAACACGAACTTAAACAAGAAAAGGTTTATAAATTAAATCCCATCTGCAACAAAAGTGGAATGCCCATGTGGTCTGGCATCTTCACTGAATGACCACATGGACTATACACTGGGGCTCATCGCTGATTATACCCAATGATTGCAGTTGGTATCTTGGAGGCAGTGAAGTTATAGTGCCCTCCAGAGTCCCTTTTAATCagatggggcctgatccaaagcccactgaaactgAGGGGAGTCTTTCCAGATCAAAGACCAGGAGATGTTGGGGTGTCCTGATCTTCTCTGACTCTTTTCAACTGTCTGTAAAGAGAACTCCAGTTTCCAGCATTTGCCGGAAAATTCCAGGAACATTTCCAGCATCACTCCATGCAGCCCAATAGGGATTTCCTGGGATTTCTCAGCATTTAACCAATGTCACAACCTTCTCAGTCCCCACGCCTCTGGGCTGGACGTTGGCTTCACTCCTTAGCTGTGAAAGTAGCTAGGATGGCCATGAATCAGGCAGAAAGAATCAGAGAGATTGGAAATGTGACACCAAATGTTCAGGAAGGCTTGTGAGCCTGTTTAATTATCTTCTCTCCCCCACTAGCAAGGGATTTAAACAGACAAACgcaccaaaaaataaaagaagaagcCTGGCCTATGTTTTCTGAAGTGAGTGATTTGGGCTGCCTGGTTTTCGAGACATATTAAAGGGAGAAGATTTTCAGAGAGTGCCGAGCACTCACACTCCAGAAACCAGGCCTCTCTCTAAGTTCggcccaaaatcattagtcacttttagGCATTTGTCCCAAAGAGTATTGTAAGTGGGACCTTCAATTCACGTTCCGGCATTAACAGGATTAAAAAAGTTACTGGCTAAACTCCAGCCTCAAAGCCATTAGTAACCAGGGGAGTTAGTAACTTGTTAATGGATCAGAGAAATTTAATCATTGGCTAAAAATCACTTACGTTACAATTTGTGACCGGAACCCGCTGTGAGAAGAGACAAAAGAACAAAAGGCGACCAGTCAGGATACACACAGGACGGCTTGGTTTTGGCATGGGACTAACACTCACAGAGTGATTTGTTTTGAGAAGAGAGAGAATGTGGAACAGCTTGCCATGCAGTCTATGTGTCATTCAGGTCATTGCCTCGTGACATGACAGATGACCTTTGGCTTGGACCAAGCTGACCTAAACACAACAGCTAAGCGAAATCCTCTCTCTTGGTCAAGAAACGTAAAGCTCAGGAGTCTGACCCCTCTCTGTTTGCAGTGATACTGGATTGAACCATTTCCTGCCACCGCCCTTCctgggggaactgaggccctgTAACATCAGGAGCACAGACAGACAAGTGATTCCCAAGCTGTCACAGTAGTAACTCTGAAAACAGTCGATGCAGCTCtcaggaggggttgggggtgaaAGATAGGGAGGAGAGATGGGTGAGCTCATTTTGCCACATTTCAAACCCACCTAGAGCATCATGGGTTCAAAAATGTGATGTGAACTTGGACACTATGGGACACATGCATAGGAGAAATTGCAAGAGGGGAGGAATAAAAAACACCATCTGAGGGTCACCCCGTCCTGCCGGCTCAGCTTCTGGGGGTTCTCCTAGCCCCAGTACATAGCAAATTCTACCCTTGAGAGATAATGTTTTCAAATGACTCACCCTTGGatgactccccccaccccgagtTTAAGTTAGAGGAAGAAAATATTCAGTAAGTTTGTGAACTCCAAATAGTTTTTCCAGCCCCCAAAAATGACTCAGGAGGACTCCAAGGCCTCAAACTCCATGTGGTTCAACCAGCCCCTAGTGGTAAATGCTTGGATCCAGGCCAGCTTCTGGCCTTGGTTTGGGATGGGAAAACACACTGTGAAATATTAGCTAAAGAGGCGTTTCTACACCAGACTACTCAGCTACTACCCAGTACTGCTCAGATGCTCAGACCCCTCGAGAGACCTGAGATAGCGCTCTAGAGACACAGCAGAAGACTGAGCAGATGTGTGGGATGGAAGCTGCCGTAGCCTGGGAGGAGACTGGATGTGAGAGTCAGCGATGGCTGAGAGAGCACCTGGGAGGTTCCTTACTTTGGTCCGCCACATTCCATCGCCGACACCTTCACCACGGGCAGCGCCTGGGTAGCCACAGGCTCTATGGTGAGTGTGTTCCGCTCCACGGCCTCCCGCACCAGCTCTGATAGCTACAGCGAGAAACACAGAACTGAACTCAGATCGGCAAAGCTCATGTCCGGTGAGGTGGCGACTGCGCCCCTCCTCAGCATCAGTACAGCCTGAATGTCTGAGCAGAGCGATCCCCCAAGTCCTTGCTTCTGCTCCAGCGCTCACCTCCTGTTTGGTGAAGTCTAGACAGGGCCCCACATCTTCCCGGTAAATCCTCTCCAGGAAGGAGCAGGATTTTTCCAGAGTCGGGGATTCCTTCCAGGCCTGGAACTCGGCGAACAGGATGGAGTCAACCTGCAGCGAGTGTCAGGggagacagaggaagagagaaggtgtggggttggggagagggggaaaagacaCCACAAGAGTTAGCACACCTATTCCCCAACTACAAGGCTGCCTTGGAACTGCAGAGAAAAGCAGGATCGCCCCCAGGGGAACCTCTGCATCTGCCTTGTCTGCCACCCACATCACCATCTCTGTGAGAGATTAACATGCCAGGTGAGGGTAGCTCAGTCTGAGGCCTGTGAAATGCCCGAGTTCCCCAAGGGCAAGGCAGAGTCCCCACTGGGGGAGGCAGCCAGAGAGCGAGTGAATAGACCAAATTCCCCTCTCATCCCAGGGCTAGCCCATGATGGCAACGAAGTTCAGGACATAAAGGCAGAATCCCCTCAGAGAAAGCGGTCAGTACAGCAAAGGAATGAGTCAgggaaaagttttcagttttccatCACCATTGCTATCCATTTGTGTAGCAGGTGTGCTGGCCCTTTAAAGACAGGTCCAAACCCTGCAGCCTCggagctgcagcagcccagaactgAGGAATTCTGAGAGGAGCTGTTCCCAGAAGTGATGGGGATTATAGGCAGCGGGGCATGCACAGAAGGGAAAGTAGGGTATAAGAAGCAGCCTTCCTTCAGAGCACCAAATGGCTACATTCGTTATGGGTCCTCTGCAGAGAGGGAGCTTTCCAgggcctgggagctgctgcacaTATTCCCCTTTGCAGACGGGActcaaattcacagctgtgaggGACCCACAGCAAATCTTGCCTCTTCCCTAGTCTCTCTCATTTTATATCTTGCTTCCCTGCCTGCTCCCAGCATGCCCTACAATTCCCATCAGTCCAACGCCAAATCCCAGCATGCCTCGGCTCTAGGCTGCAGCAGTGACAGGACCGTGCTGGGCCTGGCCCTATCCTTAAACAGCCAGCAGACCCCGTTATAGTTTGTTAAAGGAACATGGGGAAGGGGACGGGGGAACAAAACAAGCCCAGCATGAAAAAAACATAAGTGAACAAAGCAGCCCAGTCTGTCCTGACAGTGCACTAGCTCTATGCTATGGAGACTGCTCACCTGGTGCCAGGAGACAACTCCAGCGCCACAATATGGAAGTCAattagagaaacaaaacaaaacaaaaaaaatggatGTTAGTGTCAAAGAAAGGTAGAGCTGAAAGGCTGAAGCTGGGAGAGGCTGATGAATCCCACCCTCCCCCTAGCCTGTCCTCTGTGCCAATCTGTTCTAGCTCAGAGGTTACCTGCCGCAAGGAGGACGACGAGGAAGAATCTCCCACCAGGGCCTGCCAGCCTGGCTCATAGGTGATGTGGATGGCCTTCCCCGGGACAATacagaggagcagagagagaagagTGGGCACCCCAAACTTTGAAGGACGAGTGGAGAGAAGAGAGACAGACAAGGAAACAGTTCAGAGGGGCAGCAGAGAAAGAAAGGCAAAAACATGAGACAGACGATACAGAAAAATTGAGTTCTACCCGTCAGCATGCCGAGTGCCTCTCAAAAGGTCGTAGGTTCTTCAGCATTTCCTTGGCCTATGATTTCAGAAGCGACCAGTGATTTGGGGTtgctcagtttttgggtgcccagcttgagctgccttaaagaaacccaattttccCAACATGTTGCGCAACCCTGAGGCCCCATAAGTGTctctcaagtcaggcacctaaaAACAGAGGCATTCAAATTCACTAGTCacgtttttaaaaatgtaggcccCGGATTTTAGGCAGCTGGTTAGCTGCACCAATGGAAATCCCTTGTGTAGACACAGTTTACACCAGAGCAAGGGCGCAGTAGGGACCTTGCCAGGATTATGCATTTAGTGagcaagaaagggaaaataattACCATCTTTGGTATTCTACAAGCACCTTCCAGCCAAGAATTTCCCACTGATTACAGACCTTCGGTGACTGACCCTCGTAACTATAGCAAGCAATTGACAGCATCAGCAAACACAGCCCTTTGTTGTTTATGAATTGCACGCAAACAGAGCAGGACTTTTACAAGTTTGTCCCCAAGTCACAATTGTTCAGCTAATGCCTGGCACTGGCTGCGCTAGCTTTTCAGCTGTTCGATATCAGCGAGTCAATAGTGCAGCTACCTGACTGGACACCTGAGTCATAGGCTATtgcttctgctccctgattggatcaCCTTGTTTAGCAGCTCACTGGAGTTTTGATTCATGCAGGGAGAGGAGCCTCTTTCCCTATTGCCACAAGAAGGATCTTTCTATTTGGCTACATACTCGAACTTCAAATTTCAACATATCTGGGTTCTTTCTTACCTGAGCAAGAGAAAGGTAGATGTAAACCAATGAAGCAAGACTTCATGGCTATTTAACAGACCCTTCCTTTGATTCTCTCCTCATGTTCACACACAGACCGTGTGTGTAATTCTAATCCCATACACGGTGATATTAGCAGCTGCTGAAGTGCAGACTGAATCCACCCATCCCTACTGCCATTCATTGAAGTCATTGTCAGACAAATGAGCCATCCGAGAGGTCAGCCCAGTCCTCTCTGGTCACCTCTTCCTGGTCTGATTAGCTGTCTCACTTCCTGGCTGCGTTCTAGGTACAAGCCAGATGGGCCAAGTGCCTCCCTGCTCTTGAAATGCTTCCATGCTGCAGACACCAATGCTCCTGGTGGTGGAGGCAAAGCACATGCAGCCCCCACTGCAACCACGTGTTTTTTCTTCCTGCTCAAATACCAAAACTTGCTTCCTTGTCCCTCCAGCTCTCACACCCACAAGGAGTTTTCCAGATGGCCGTGTAAACACTCGTGCAAAGGTGCGTTCACACAACTAGTCACAACACTGTTTGCAGAAAGATAAATTCTGGCAGACCTATGTTGTACTCACATCAGTGTTTAGGGAGACCAAATGAAACGGGCCACAAAACTCAGTGAAGGAAATTAATAGGATTTTAGCTGAAACAACAGCCACAAAAGCTGTTTGTATTTATTTGCCCGGCTCTATCCAGGAGGCAGGCAATACCTGCTTTGCAGGTAGAGAAACAGATGCAGGGAGGaaaggtgacttgcccaaggtcacacagtgaggcagtggcagagccaaggaacagaaagcagaaattcctactcccagtcctgggctctaaccactagtccacACTAGACAGATGGGAAATCAAAGCAAACAGCATTAGCCAGAGCAGCCATTAGACTGCAGAGGCAGATCAGGAAAGCCAGTTCTCAGTAGTTGCTTATGGCCTGATGCCAGCACAGCTACGAGCCTTATCCATACAGCCAGGAAAGTCCTGCAAAGGCATGCAGGTTGTTTCCAGAGGTTCTCTCCAGAACCCAGACTGGAGTTAATCCTGTAAGGGGAAGTCCCCACAGTCTGGGATTTTGCCAAGaaacccccagctcccagcacagcaAGACTCAGAGGACTCCTAATCCACGAATGGCATTACTGTGAACATCGCTGAAACCGCAGAGCAGGGGAAAGGCTGTGGGCTCTACAGACCTCAAGGGAATCCCTGAGAAGATCCCTCCACTAggtccctccccagctcctccccagcatgtGGGCTCAAGCAGGGCCAAGAGCTGATGTGGTGAATGGATTTCACCCACCTCTTTGCACTCGTTGCTGACCGACTCCAGGggcaggctctggctggtggCTGCGACTACTGCACTGCTGGCACTCTTGTTCCGCCCGTGCCCTTTCCTGAAGACAGCTTTGGAGGGGCTTTGGAGCTGGGGATGCAACTCCCGGTTTGGAGAGGAAGGTGTGGAAGTGATCACCAGAGTTTTCAAAGCAGTCACCTCTGCTTGCAGCATGTCGATCTGGGAGACAAGGAGAGTCAGCAACGCCACCACCTCCACCCAGCAGAGTCCCATGCACTGCACAGGGAATGCATGCTCAGGATCCCGGGGCGTCCGCACCACCCAGCCACCCACTCAGCCTAGGAGACATCTCTTGATCCATCCACAGCATCCGCCCAGCTCTTCCACCCCCTGCTCGTCCCAGAATCTCAaaccagggagcagggtctgtGCAGATCAGAAACAACTTGCAgagccttccctgcccctcccaatCCACATCCCCCCAATGGCTCAGGCTCTGCAGGCAGGGCATATTTAAGTCTTGTAGCCAGAGACCCCTTCCCTGATGAGGCATCAGCAGCACATGTAGCTCCATGCCCCCGTGGTACATCCTGATCAGGGAATCCTGTCCCTAACTCCTATCTCCCCAGACTCCCTTATCCATGGTGCCTCTAAGCACCAGCTTGTCCTGCACTAGGCAACAAACTGCAGCTAGGTGAAGCTGCTGGTCAGTTCTGTGCTTGTGGGAGCCCAGGCAAAATTCAGGGCCCTGTTTTTCACAGGAGAGTTGGATCTGCTGCTGGTTTCAATGGCACGTTTCCCCACATTCAGTAGCAGCTGTGCGGTGAGCTGAGAGACCTGCTGACTGTCTAGAGGCcagtagtccaggaggtcccacTGGGAGGAGACTGGATGGGATGTGACCCTCAGCTACGTTGCTATCCCCCTGCCCACAGGCAGccctgtgtctgtacagcagggggatgggattgGAGAGTCCTCACCTTTCCTCGGGCCTCCCTCAGCTGCTTCTCTGATGCAGCCTGCTTAGTGTTTGCATCTCTTACCATCTTGTGCGCTTCCTGCAGCAGAGGGAGAACGTGTTACCTCCTGCTCATCGCAGCCAGAGTCCCAGCTACACACAGCCCCTGTGATGAGCAAACCCACAAAACCAAGCAACACATTCTACCCTGCACCCTGGCGCTTTACATGCAGCTCAGCAGTTCTCCTGGGGGGCAAGGTACTCAAGGGTCCCCCCAGCGAGTGTGGCAGCCTTCCCAAGGACAGCGGGGAGCTCAGAGCACAGTGCCCCCAGCGCAGGCCTGTCTCCAACTGGCACAATAAGGCCCTAACCTTCCTCTGTTCAAGTGCTAGGCATTTGAGTGTCCTGggctgctggaagacaggatttTACTGGCCTGTGAGCTCATCATGAGCCATGGCACAAGAACATGGGTCCTTTCATTATTCACCCTCTCCAGCAGAATGCAGTAAAGCAGCTCCCAGGGGTGCAGTGCACTGAGGGCATTGTGGTGCCTCTCTCCAGGCAAGGGCTGGGTGCTGGCATCTGGGAGAGGGTTGGGGAGCAGCAGGCAGCCTGGAGAATGGGCCACATGAGAACAGCTGCAGCAAGCCCAGGGCACAGCTAGGGCACCAGTGAAAGGACAAAACTGCCTAGCTTCAGCAGCAACAGAAGCAACAGTCGAATAAATCAGCTGCTTTGGGGGGAGCAGGACACAAACACCCAGACTCTCCTAGACTAGATCCCGCCTCAGACACCGCTGGCTGAAAACCGAAGTGTAACGAATACACGTGCTGCTTCATTTTATGTTTCCTGCCAGAGCGGCTGGGGTGCctggaggtggagtgggggaagggagaacgCCTGTTCCCCATGACagtgctctgcatgctgcccctcccCATTAACACAGCTGCCAGCTTGCACCATGCTCTGCCATCCTGCATATGCAATCGGCCAGCTCTACTGTTCAGACtgggaagggctagccatggaTGCCCGAAACCCCGAGGCGTGGGCAAAGTGAGGAGAGAGCCTGTCCCAAGGGGGACAGTGAGTGACCTCCGTTTAGGGAGtaactggggaagggggagggaagtggTACCTCGAACAGACTGGCTGtcagctcctccagctcctgctccagctgctctctGACCTTTGACAGCCTCTCACATTCCTCATCCTTCAGCTTCAGCTCCTGCAGAGGGGACGCCGCCCGGGGACTTTGGCATGCTGGACAGAAGCACATGCCAGGCCCCAGTACGCTCTGCAGACAGCACCACCCTCTTCCACCTGCCTCATTCTCTCCCGCTGcatcctgctgccccctcccgctCTGCACACACTGACgctacccctccccctgccccacatctgTGCAGATTCCAGCCCCACCTTCCCCACTCACCCCCAACCACTCCAGACGCTCACGCTGGGCTCATTGTTAGTACCCTAACAGGGTGTGCTCCCACCTTCCAGCCCATGGAAACTCCCGCTCCGTCTACCCTTTTCACCTTCAATTCCCGGTCTGTGCCCCCGCCCCATGGTGTGCTTGTCCCCCCCCATATACACACCCGCGCCCAAGCCTTTACCTTCTGGGCTCTGTGGAGCTCCTCCTTCAGGAACTCGGATCCCTTCTCACGGATCTCCACCGAGGAGCTGCGCAGGCGGGAGACATTGAGCTGCGCTGTGGATTGGTCGTCGtctcccccacctgcctccctgcAGCGAGGTTCCAACTGTGGCAGCTCCTTCCCACCGCTGGATGATGCCAGCGGCTTCCACTGTCCCACCGCCGGTTGCTTCTGGAGCTGCTGGCTGCCTTCCTTGAacggggcctggctgggggacgcAAGCATGTGAAACatgagccaagggtcagagaTCCAGGGTGTGGATAGCACCAGGATCCAAGCACCTTATGATCTCATCATTTAAGGGGTTCTCCATAGAAAGCTCTCCCAGATCTCATCATTTAAGGGGTTCTCCATAGAAAGCTCTCCCCCCAGTGGAAATGAGCCTTCGGCTAATGGCCAGCACTGAGAGGGACTGCGATACCCAGGGAATGATAATGCTGCAGGAAGAGTGTATAGGTCTCAGGAGTGTGGAAGGGTGAGGGGGTGACATGGGGTGGATGTGCTACTTGAGACCAGAACACAGAGCAGGCTAATCCACAGCTCAGGTTATAAGATCACTGCAGAGTTGAGGGGTCTCCAACAGCATTTGCAGGCCAGCTGGATCGTGTCATGCTGGTGTCTCGCCCCGCTGAGCGCATGGCTCTTCCCCTGGCTTGGTGATCCACAAAGGAGATCGACAGTACTGGGCAGACCAGGGCAGCACACATATCTGGCCTGCTGCCCTACGGGAACAGGACAGCCATGCAAGATGTTAATTGCAGACAGGTCGAAGGGCTGAGAGGGCGTTAACGGCAGGGGTCAGCCTCATCCCAAAACAGCCAAGGGACTGCTGGGGCTCCATTCTTAAGGGACCTGTAGCTCAGGGGCTAATCCACCACTCCAGAAACTGAATCCAGCTCTCTAGAGGTAAGATCAGGAAGGGGAGGCAACTCACAGGCTTCATCTCTCACCATTCCTATTACAGGTGCCCTGGCATTTGGGGAAGAAGCACAGACTCCCACAGTGCCAGAGTCTCTCTAAAGAGTGTTGAGGGATAACGCAAGGGGCATCAGGCAGGATTAGCTCAGAGGAGCTGCTTTTGCTCTGTGGGTGGCAGCGCTGGGTTCGCTCTCCCTCGATGAAGGGCCTTCTAGGAAGGGAAAACCCTAAACAAGCCACTTCCTCCCATTCAGCTCTTCGAACAAGGACCGGGACAGAATCACCAGGGCACACAC encodes:
- the RAB3IL1 gene encoding guanine nucleotide exchange factor for Rab-3A isoform X6, encoding MDTGTTVYSPSAFGYPSRSETGAGAAETWRASALTSECPTHEPWGQGEPTAVESQAPFKEGSQQLQKQPAVGQWKPLASSSGGKELPQLEPRCREAGGGDDDQSTAQLNVSRLRSSSVEIREKGSEFLKEELHRAQKELKLKDEECERLSKVREQLEQELEELTASLFEEAHKMVRDANTKQAASEKQLREARGKIDMLQAEVTALKTLVITSTPSSPNRELHPQLQSPSKAVFRKGHGRNKSASSAVVAATSQSLPLESVSNECKEFGVPTLLSLLLCIVPGKAIHITYEPGWQALVGDSSSSSSLRQVDSILFAEFQAWKESPTLEKSCSFLERIYREDVGPCLDFTKQELSELVREAVERNTLTIEPVATQALPVVKVSAMECGGPNGFRSQIVTLELTDCAVGSSRKSFPEEHALKDNKGMIH
- the RAB3IL1 gene encoding guanine nucleotide exchange factor for Rab-3A isoform X4 yields the protein MWSGQAPFKEGSQQLQKQPAVGQWKPLASSSGGKELPQLEPRCREAGGGDDDQSTAQLNVSRLRSSSVEIREKGSEFLKEELHRAQKELKLKDEECERLSKVREQLEQELEELTASLFEEAHKMVRDANTKQAASEKQLREARGKIDMLQAEVTALKTLVITSTPSSPNRELHPQLQSPSKAVFRKGHGRNKSASSAVVAATSQSLPLESVSNECKEFGVPTLLSLLLCIVPGKAIHITYEPGWQALVGDSSSSSSLRQVDSILFAEFQAWKESPTLEKSCSFLERIYREDVGPCLDFTKQELSELVREAVERNTLTIEPVATQALPVVKVSAMECGGPNGFRSQIVTKCALSGLSRACKHRIKLGDSGNYYYISPSCRARITAVCNFFTYIRYIQQGLVRQDVEPMYWEIMRLRREMSMAKLGFYPSAM
- the RAB3IL1 gene encoding guanine nucleotide exchange factor for Rab-3A isoform X1 produces the protein MDTGTTVYSPSAFGYPSRSETGAGAAETWRASALTSECPTHEPWGQGEPTAVESQAPFKEGSQQLQKQPAVGQWKPLASSSGGKELPQLEPRCREAGGGDDDQSTAQLNVSRLRSSSVEIREKGSEFLKEELHRAQKELKLKDEECERLSKVREQLEQELEELTASLFEEAHKMVRDANTKQAASEKQLREARGKIDMLQAEVTALKTLVITSTPSSPNRELHPQLQSPSKAVFRKGHGRNKSASSAVVAATSQSLPLESVSNECKEFGVPTLLSLLLCIVPGKAIHITYEPGWQALVGDSSSSSSLRQVDSILFAEFQAWKESPTLEKSCSFLERIYREDVGPCLDFTKQELSELVREAVERNTLTIEPVATQALPVVKVSAMECGGPNGFRSQIVTKCALSGLSRACKHRIKLGDSGNYYYISPSCRARITAVCNFFTYIRYIQQGLVRQDVEPMYWEIMRLRREMSMAKLGFYPSAM
- the RAB3IL1 gene encoding guanine nucleotide exchange factor for Rab-3A isoform X3 is translated as MDTGTTVYSPSAFGYPSRSETGAGAAETWRASALTSECPTHEPWGQGEPTAVESQAPFKEGSQQLQKQPAVGQWKPLASSSGGKELPQLEPRCREAGGGDDDQSTAQLNVSRLRSSSVEIREKGSEFLKEELHRAQKELKLKDEECERLSKVREQLEQELEELTASLFEEAHKMVRDANTKQAASEKQLREARGKIDMLQAEVTALKTLVITSTPSSPNRELHPQLQSPSKAVFRKGHGRNKSASSAVVAATSQSLPLESVSNECKEVDSILFAEFQAWKESPTLEKSCSFLERIYREDVGPCLDFTKQELSELVREAVERNTLTIEPVATQALPVVKVSAMECGGPNGFRSQIVTKCALSGLSRACKHRIKLGDSGNYYYISPSCRARITAVCNFFTYIRYIQQGLVRQDVEPMYWEIMRLRREMSMAKLGFYPSAM
- the RAB3IL1 gene encoding guanine nucleotide exchange factor for Rab-3A isoform X2 encodes the protein MDTGTTVYSPSAFGYPSRSETGAGAAETWRASALTSECPTHEPWGQGEPTAVESQAPFKEGSQQLQKQPAVGQWKPLASSSGGKELPQLEPRCREAGGGDDDQSTAQLNVSRLRSSSVEIREKGSEFLKEELHRAQKELKLKDEECERLSKVREQLEQELEELTASLFEEAHKMVRDANTKQAASEKQLREARGKIDMLQAEVTALKTLVITSTPSSPNRELHPQLQSPSKAVFRKGHGRNKSASSAVVAATSQSLPLESVSNECKEFGVPTLLSLLLCIVPGKAIHITYEPGWQALVGDSSSSSSLRQVDSILFAEFQAWKESPTLEKSCSFLERIYREDVGPCLDFTKQELSELVREAVERNTLTIEPVATQALPVVKVSAMECGGPKKCALSGLSRACKHRIKLGDSGNYYYISPSCRARITAVCNFFTYIRYIQQGLVRQDVEPMYWEIMRLRREMSMAKLGFYPSAM
- the RAB3IL1 gene encoding guanine nucleotide exchange factor for Rab-3A isoform X5 gives rise to the protein MDTGTTVYSPSAFGYPSRSETGAGAAETWRASALTSECPTHEPWGQGEPTAVESQAPFKEGSQQLQKQPAVGQWKPLASSSGGKELPQLEPRCREAGGGDDDQSTAQLNVSRLRSSSVEIREKGSEFLKEELHRAQKELKLKDEECERLSKVREQLEQELEELTASLFEEAHKMVRDANTKQAASEKQLREARGKIDMLQAEVTALKTLVITSTPSSPNRELHPQLQSPSKAVFRKGHGRNKSASSAVVAATSQSLPLESVSNECKEVDSILFAEFQAWKESPTLEKSCSFLERIYREDVGPCLDFTKQELSELVREAVERNTLTIEPVATQALPVVKVSAMECGGPKKCALSGLSRACKHRIKLGDSGNYYYISPSCRARITAVCNFFTYIRYIQQGLVRQDVEPMYWEIMRLRREMSMAKLGFYPSAM